Below is a window of Methanocaldococcus jannaschii DSM 2661 DNA.
ATTGCTGAAACTGGGCAGACTTCCTTACAAGGAGCTGAAGCACAGTGTTGGCAGACAATTGGAATGTATTTGCCATCTTTCTCCATTATGGCAATTCTTCCAACTTTATTCTTCTCCATGCATGCCTTAACACAATCCCCACAGTTATCACAGTTGAAGTTTGTCATGATTATTTTTTTCATCACCATCACCAAAAACTATTTTAATTTTAGTAAAAAAAGAAATTTTAATTACAATCCTAACAACTTACATTTCTCATCAATATATTTTTGAATTCTCTCAATATCCTCATCAGTTAAATGCCTATATCTCTTCTGCATCTTTAGATATTCCCTAACTGGCTTTCTCTTAGCTGGTTTGTATGTAATTCTAAACTCCCCATTTTCAATTTCATAAAGTGGGAAGATTCCAGTTTCAACAGCCAATCTTCCGATTTCTATTGTTTTTTCTGGTGGATATCCCCAACCTGTTGTACAAGGTTGTAAAACTTGTATAAACTTTGGCCCTTCAATGCTTAAAGCTTTTTTAACCTTTCTCATAAAGTCCTCTGGATATGAAATGCATGCGGTAGCAACGTAAGGAATACCATGAGCTGCCATTATCATTGTCATGTCTTTTTTAGGCCTATCCTCTCCTCTAATCTTTGAACCAGCTGGAGATGTTGTTGTAGCGGCCATGAAGGGCGTTGATGAACTTCTCTGTATTCCAGTGTTCATATATGCTTCATTATCATACATAATATATAATATATCGTGCCCCCTCTCCATAGCTCCACTCAATGCCTGAAAACCAATATCTGCTGTTCCTCCATCTCCTCCAATGGCAATGACATTTATTTTTTTATCAGCAAACTTTCCTCTTTTTCTCTTCAATGCCTTTACAGCTGCTTCAATACCGCTTGCAGTTGCTGCAGCGTTTTCAAATGCTGTATGAATCCAAGGAACTCTCCAAGATGTTTCTGGGTATGGGGTAGTCATAACCTCTAAACAGCCAGTGGCGTTTGTTATAATTGTATCTTTTCCAGCTACCTTTAGCAGTAATCTTGCTACAATAGCAGCTCCACAGCCAGCACATCCTCTGTGTCCTGGTGCAAAATATTCTTCTCTTGGAAATTGCATTACAATCACCTTAAAAAATTATTTAAATAAAATTATTTATTCCTTTAATCCAACCCATAATGTAGAGTCATCCTCTGCCTTTTCAACATGGTTAATTATTGTCTTTATATCATCTATTTTGATGTCTCTTCCCCCTAAACCAACAATGTAGTTGCAAACTTTCTTATTCTTTAAAATTGATGCCATTTCAATACCTAAAGCTCCTTTATTAAATCCTAATGAGATGTTTTTATCTAACACAGCTATATTATTGGCATCTTTTAAAAGCTCCTTAACATCCTCTTTTGGGAATGGTCTAAAGGCTCTTATTCTTAACAATCCAACATTTTTGCCTTCTTTTTTAAGTTCATCAATAACATACTTTATTGTCCCACAAACAGAACCCATTGCAACTAAAACGGTATCTGCGTTATCTAAGTTATAAGCCTCGACTAAACCATTTCCATACTTTCTCTTAAACCATTCAGCAAATTCCTCATTAACATCCCTAATAACTTTCTTAGCCCTCTCCATAGCCTCCTCTATCTGTTTCCTTGTCTCCATGTAGCAATCTGGAACTCCTACTGGCCCTTGAGTTATTGGTCTGTCTGGGTCTAAATATGCGTGTTTTGGTTCATAAACTCCTAAAAATTCTCTAACTCTCTCTGCCTTTGGAATTGTTACTGGCTCTACTGTGTGAGTTAAGATAAATCCATCTAAACAAACCATGACTGGCAATAAGACGTCTTCATTTTCAGCTATCTTATAAGCTTGAATAATGCTGTCAAGTGTTTCTTGGTTATCTTCAACATATATCTGAATCCATCCACTGTCTCTCTCTGCTATTGAATCTTGGTGGTCATTCCAGATGTTTATAGGAGCTGATAAAGCTCTGTTAGCAACCATCATAACTATTGGCAATCTCATACCTGATGCAATGAATAACATTTCATGCATCAAAGCTAAACCTTGTGAAGCAGTTGCAGTAAATGTCCTTGCTCCTGTTGCAGCTGCCCCTATGCAAGCAGACATTGCTGAGTGCTCACTCTCAACCTTTATATATTCAGCATCTAACTCTCCATTAGCTACAAACTCAGCTAACTTCTCAACACACGTTGTTTGTGGTGTAATTGGATAGGCAGCTATAACATCAACATCAGCTAATTTAGCCGCTTCAGCAGCAGCTGAAGTTCCTGTAATAACCTTGACTTCACACATAGTTTCCACCTTAGTAATTTAGTGTTTATTTTATTTCTCTTCTCTAACCTTTGTTATTGCATTTACTGGACATTCGTTCATACATATTAGGCAACCTTTACAGTAATCATAATCTATTTTGAAGTTTCCATTTTCATCTTCTTGAATAGCCCCCTCTGGACAGAATATATAGCAATTTTCACATTTTACACATTTTTCATTGTCTAAAATTGGTCTAAATGTTCTCCAAGTCCCTGTTTTGTTTTTAATTGAGTTTCCTGGCTCATATATAATAGCTGCAATTGTAACCATTTAATTCACCTCAATAATTTATCCATATTTTTTTAACATCTCATTGTATGCTACTTCAGCAGCTTTAGCGTTTTTCTCTCCTAATTTACCTTTAAATGTATCTAAAATAGCTTTTTTAACTGATTCTATGCTAACAATTCCTGTAACTCCAGCAAAAGCTCCAACCATTGCAGTATTTACAATTGGAACTCCTAAAACATCTAACGCTATTCCTGTAGCATCAATTGTATATGTTTTGTAGCCTAAATCTAAATCATCCTTAACAGTGTTAATTACAACAGCGCCATCTTTCTTTAACCCCTCAACAACATTAACACTCTCTAAAAGAGTAGCATCCTGAACAATAACATAATCTGGCTCATAGATTTGGCATCTTAATGTTATCTTCTTATCGTCTATTCTTGTGAATGCCATAACTGGAGCCCCTCTTCTCTCAACACCAAAGAATGGAAATGCTTGACAAAACTTTCCATCATAAAAAGCAGCTTTAGCTAAAATTTGTGCTGCTGTAACAGCTCCTTGTCCTCCTCTTCCGTGAAATCTAATTTCTATCATACACTCACCTTAAACTGTCATTATCAATCATTAACAATTATTAAAAGTAATATATAAAGTTTTGGAGATTTAAGCAATTAACGAAAATAGTTTAGGCATAAGAAAAAATAAAATTAATTTACATGGATTACATAGTCTTTCTCTAAAAATGATGTTGTATTTATTTTTGAGAATGACACTATAGCAGTTCCTTTTTTAACTCCTTCAATATAATAGCCGATTTGATTTTTAAACAGCTTTATTGTTGAATTACTGTCATAAATCTTAATCTCCCAGCTTTCATTTAATGGAATTTCATAGATTTCTCCAACTGAGATTTTATTTTATTAAAAGAGGCATTTATGGGAATTACATCTTTCATTGCTAATTTCTGCCCTAAACCATCATAGTAATATCCATCTACTTTGATTATTATGTGATTTGCTAAAATATCAATAGACAGTAGTAAAATCAAAACTGACATTAAGAGGATTAAAATCGTTGATGATTTTGGTCTCATTTTCTCACGTTTATTTTTCATAGTGGTTTTATAGGATTTTCCACAGTTTATATATTGAATTTGGAATTTAAATACTCAAAGAGTGTTATTATATAATAAAATATTTCCTCATGCGAAAGTCCTATTTTATTTCCAATTATTTATAATTCTAAGTATTTAAATATTTTTATGAAAAATTTTATATACAAAAATGTTAAACATACTTAACATAATGTAAAGTATTATTAACATGATAGAGGAAAAAGATGGGTAAATTACTTCTCGGATTTTTAACAGAGTTTTTAATAATAGATGAATTAAAAGCAGAGATATTTAAAAAATCATCCATTATGTTAATCCTTTCTTTTTGGATTTATTTAGTTCTGATTCTTAATTTTATGGCTTTCTTTAATGTAAAAGTTGCATTTTCTTTAGATATAGTTATATTTTTAATGGCAACTTTTGTTTTGAATTTGATATTATCTTTTATCTACTGCTTTAAAATACACTTAAGGTGAAACTATGGACTTAAAAAGTAATATAAAACTTATATTGGCTACTGATTTATTAGCAGTTTTAATTTTATCTCTATTTATCAAAAATTTTAAAATGGTTTTAGCTTTCTTATTGGCAGTGTTTGTAATTTGGTTATTTATTGATAAAAATAATATAAATGAAAGGTTATATGAGAATTTATTAGCAATGAGTGTTGGATTTATTGAAGGGATTTTGATATTTTTAGGAATTATCTACAATGAGGTATTTTTAGATATTACTTTAGGAATATTTGCAATACTTATTTTAATTGTTATGGGGATTTTATTTCCAAAGTATAAGTTAATCTTTGAAGTTTTTGATGAATTCGTTGAGCATCTTAAACAAAAATCTGGATTTTTAACTTTAATATCAATTTTCGGAATGTTACTTACTATTTATGTGTTTTTATTGATATTACCTTCAAAAGAGTTCTGTATTAACGCAGTTGATATTATTAGAACAATAATGCTTGTTATTACGGCAAATATGTTTATAATTGAGTTCTATACATTTAAAAAGTTTTCATAGTGAAACAATGAAAAACAAGCTGAAATACTATAGAGCATTGCATAATTTAACTCAGGAGGATTTAGCAAAAAAGTTAGGAGTTAGTAGGCAAACAATCATCGCCATAGAGAAGGGTAAATACGACCCTTCTTTAAAATTGGCATTTAAAATAGCCAAGTTTTTTGGTGTTAAGATTGAGGATATATTTATTTATGAAGATGATGAATAATTATTGGTGAGATTATGATAACTATAGATATTACAAAAAAGGAAGATATCGATGATATGATTAATCTATTAAAACAACTTTTTGAGATAGAGAAGGATTTTACTCCAAACTATGAAAAGCAAAAAAGGGATTAGAACTTTTATTAAATAAAGAGGATGCAGTAATCTTTGTTGCAAGATATAAAGGAAGAGTTATAGGGATGTGTTCTATTCAAACCTTAATATCAACTGCTGAAGGAAGGGAGTTGGACTCTTAGAGGATTTAATTGTTGATGAACATTTTAGAGGTAGAGGTATTGGGAGCAAACTTCTATTGGAGGCTGAGAGATACTGTAAAGAAAATGGGTTATTAAGATTATCATTATTGGCAGATAAAGACAACACAAAGGCATTAGAGTTTTGTAAATCAAAGGGCTGGGAATTTACAAACCTTATTTGTTTAAGAAAATTTTTTGATGGTGAGAAATGTGATTAAGGAAATAACTGAAGAAAAATTAGAAAATTATTTTAAGAGGACAGAGGAAGCTATAAAAATTATTAAAAAAGGCATGCCACCAAAGAGAAGTTTGTTGTATGATGTTGCTAAGGACTTTTTATTGATGATAGAGAGCTATTTTGAAGATGCCAAGGCATTTAAAGAGAGAGGAGATTATGTGACTGCCTTTGCCTCTCTAAATTATGCCTATGGCTGGATTGATGCAGGTGTTAGATTGGGAATTTTTGATGTTGGAGATGATGATGTGAGATTTACCCTTGCTAAATGATTTTAAATTTTTTATTTTAATTATTTATTAATTTACATTAATTGATTTTCATAAATAAAAATAAAAAATAAGATTACACTAAATTTTGTTATATCATAGTATTCTCTCTTTAAAGCTTATTTTAAAATTATCTTCTATGATTTTTAGAACGTCCTCTAAAGAAAATGTGTTTAACTCCTCAGCAAATTTAGCGTGTCTATTGGGTGGTGAGGACTGCACTCGTCTCCAGCAATACAGCCACAACAAAGAATTACTCCAACTACGGAACAAATCAAAAGAAATAATTTCAACATTTTCATAAACATCCCTATAATTACTCTTTTTTAATTTTTTACTAGTTCCTACCTTTATTTTAATTGACTATCAATTCAAACGCTTACTCTTTGCTCTTATTTTATACTCAACCTACTATATGTATTTTTCTAATATCTCTAACAACCTTCCCAGTAATCGACCTCCTCCCATAATCAACAACCTCAACATCTACAAACTCTCCAATTTTAAGATTTTTATCTAAAATTCCAACTAATAATGGATAACTTCCAAACTGTCTTCCAAAGTATAAATCTTCCCTTTCTTTAACTTCAACAAATACATCTCTTAATATTGTCCCTTTTGGAACAACCCTTTTAAGCATTTTATTATCTATTTCTTCCCTAACTTTTTCTTTAAACCATAAAAATAACTTTTTTCTCTTCTCTGCCTTTTTTATGTCTTTTAGAGTTATATCAGTCCCAAAAAATGGAACAACTTGCCTTATGTTAATCCTTCTAATCATAAAGCCCCTATCATAGATTTCTTTTAAATATTCAAAATTTATAGTAAATGTTTCTTTTCTCTCCCCTTTTAATCCAAACAATAAATTTATGCCTGGCAATAAATACGGCAGCCCAGTTTCTCCCCTTTTTCCTCCAACTTCATTTAAAATTTCTACAGCCTTTAAAACATCTTCTGGTGTTGTTAATAAGTTGTTGGCTTTAATTACTTTCTCATCAAAACTCTCAACACCAAAAGCAGCAACATTTCCAGAAGTGCAGTATTTAACTAATATTTTAGCTACCTCTCTACTTTCATCTTCATGCCTTGCTATCACTGCAGGATTTGCATTATCTATATGCAAAACCTTTGGATTTGAAACGTTCCTAATGCCTTTAAACAGCTTTTCAATTGCTTCAACATTTGGTTTTGGAACCTCTTCCTTCTCGGAATCAATTGATTTATATGAAAACATACATGGCTGTCTTCCAATTCTGAAATATTTTATTCCCTCATTATATAATACCTTAATTTCGTCTATGATATCTTTTTCATCTCTAAATTTTGGCAATCCAAACCTCCTTGGCTCTGTGCAAAAAGAGCAGCCTCCAGTTAAAGCTCTTGGGCATCCTCTATAAGTTTCAATCTCAGCAATTATATATGGATAGTTTGGATGCTTTTTAACA
It encodes the following:
- the porB gene encoding pyruvate synthase subunit PorB gives rise to the protein MQFPREEYFAPGHRGCAGCGAAIVARLLLKVAGKDTIITNATGCLEVMTTPYPETSWRVPWIHTAFENAAATASGIEAAVKALKRKRGKFADKKINVIAIGGDGGTADIGFQALSGAMERGHDILYIMYDNEAYMNTGIQRSSSTPFMAATTTSPAGSKIRGEDRPKKDMTMIMAAHGIPYVATACISYPEDFMRKVKKALSIEGPKFIQVLQPCTTGWGYPPEKTIEIGRLAVETGIFPLYEIENGEFRITYKPAKRKPVREYLKMQKRYRHLTDEDIERIQKYIDEKCKLLGL
- the porA gene encoding pyruvate synthase subunit PorA, which codes for MCEVKVITGTSAAAEAAKLADVDVIAAYPITPQTTCVEKLAEFVANGELDAEYIKVESEHSAMSACIGAAATGARTFTATASQGLALMHEMLFIASGMRLPIVMMVANRALSAPINIWNDHQDSIAERDSGWIQIYVEDNQETLDSIIQAYKIAENEDVLLPVMVCLDGFILTHTVEPVTIPKAERVREFLGVYEPKHAYLDPDRPITQGPVGVPDCYMETRKQIEEAMERAKKVIRDVNEEFAEWFKRKYGNGLVEAYNLDNADTVLVAMGSVCGTIKYVIDELKKEGKNVGLLRIRAFRPFPKEDVKELLKDANNIAVLDKNISLGFNKGALGIEMASILKNKKVCNYIVGLGGRDIKIDDIKTIINHVEKAEDDSTLWVGLKE
- the porD gene encoding pyruvate synthase subunit PorD; this translates as MVTIAAIIYEPGNSIKNKTGTWRTFRPILDNEKCVKCENCYIFCPEGAIQEDENGNFKIDYDYCKGCLICMNECPVNAITKVREEK
- the porC gene encoding pyruvate synthase subunit PorC, giving the protein MIEIRFHGRGGQGAVTAAQILAKAAFYDGKFCQAFPFFGVERRGAPVMAFTRIDDKKITLRCQIYEPDYVIVQDATLLESVNVVEGLKKDGAVVINTVKDDLDLGYKTYTIDATGIALDVLGVPIVNTAMVGAFAGVTGIVSIESVKKAILDTFKGKLGEKNAKAAEVAYNEMLKKYG
- a CDS encoding helix-turn-helix transcriptional regulator, whose product is MKNKLKYYRALHNLTQEDLAKKLGVSRQTIIAIEKGKYDPSLKLAFKIAKFFGVKIEDIFIYEDDE
- a CDS encoding GNAT family N-acetyltransferase yields the protein MGSKLLLEAERYCKENGLLRLSLLADKDNTKALEFCKSKGWEFTNLICLRKFFDGEKCD
- a CDS encoding DUF357 domain-containing protein; amino-acid sequence: MKEITEEKLENYFKRTEEAIKIIKKGMPPKRSLLYDVAKDFLLMIESYFEDAKAFKERGDYVTAFASLNYAYGWIDAGVRLGIFDVGDDDVRFTLAK
- a CDS encoding radical SAM protein, whose protein sequence is MIGRALILDGYTDEPAGLGVPPYIGIYPRYAYGALDKYNVKVDYITIDKFREIRGDFNLNKYDAIICICGFHTPGKYLNANPATLKEFVSILYKYDGLKILGGPAATKYGSSMIGGKIEDESKYKAFFDVVAEGDLEAVLNDLLREGSIEKIDFNRYRTYEELREYAIRGAKVVKKHPNYPYIIAEIETYRGCPRALTGGCSFCTEPRRFGLPKFRDEKDIIDEIKVLYNEGIKYFRIGRQPCMFSYKSIDSEKEEVPKPNVEAIEKLFKGIRNVSNPKVLHIDNANPAVIARHEDESREVAKILVKYCTSGNVAAFGVESFDEKVIKANNLLTTPEDVLKAVEILNEVGGKRGETGLPYLLPGINLLFGLKGERKETFTINFEYLKEIYDRGFMIRRINIRQVVPFFGTDITLKDIKKAEKRKKLFLWFKEKVREEIDNKMLKRVVPKGTILRDVFVEVKEREDLYFGRQFGSYPLLVGILDKNLKIGEFVDVEVVDYGRRSITGKVVRDIRKIHIVG